The following proteins are encoded in a genomic region of Cellulomonas sp. ES6:
- a CDS encoding AMP-binding protein encodes MDTAREETLGDLWHAQVRRRGDHPFLVAEDAAGAVRTFGYADFDALVASAAAALRRLGVGPGDAVVLHLPLGAELVRHLLAVMVSGAVAVVQDPGSPAPECAHVAQRVRARLAVCTPEAAGRYAGVPGLRVVGPAAAGAVGVDAVGAAGAPGTGEPLGAGVTGSDTAGVVFTSGSTATPKGVVLTHANLVFSGRFVQWQAALTPADRLLTTMPACHVNFQLNALLPVVAAGATLVVVERYSARRFWHQVQAHRATVVQSIAMIVRTQLCRPVEPGERDHDVREILYYLPLPDAEKLEYERRFGVRLLNSYGTSECLVGAITDPPAGERRWPSVGRVGPGYEARVAGPDGRALPPGEPGEIQLRGEPGVSLMAGYLDDPESTAAAYDADGWMRTGDLGYVDADGWYYFLDRRSRIIKRGAENVSPARVEAVLLAHPGIAQAAVVGVPDAVYDEAVLAVVVPRPGVALTEADVRAHCAAHLPAPAVPGTVQVADRLPRTASYKVATGALSARAAARASGTAGRARGARPAEGARPARS; translated from the coding sequence GGTGGCCGAGGACGCCGCGGGCGCGGTGCGCACGTTCGGCTACGCCGACTTCGACGCCCTCGTGGCGTCCGCGGCCGCCGCGCTGCGCCGGCTCGGGGTCGGCCCCGGGGACGCCGTGGTGCTGCACCTGCCGCTGGGCGCCGAGCTGGTGCGCCACCTGCTGGCCGTCATGGTCTCCGGCGCGGTCGCGGTGGTGCAGGACCCGGGCAGCCCGGCGCCGGAGTGCGCGCACGTGGCGCAGCGGGTCCGGGCGCGGCTCGCCGTCTGCACGCCGGAGGCGGCCGGGCGGTACGCGGGGGTGCCCGGGCTGCGGGTCGTGGGGCCGGCGGCCGCGGGCGCGGTGGGCGTCGACGCGGTGGGCGCGGCGGGCGCACCCGGGACCGGGGAGCCCCTCGGCGCCGGCGTGACCGGGAGCGACACCGCCGGGGTGGTGTTCACGTCCGGGTCGACCGCCACCCCCAAGGGCGTCGTCCTCACCCACGCCAACCTGGTGTTCTCCGGGCGGTTCGTGCAGTGGCAGGCCGCGCTCACCCCCGCCGACCGGCTGCTGACGACCATGCCCGCCTGCCACGTGAACTTCCAGCTCAACGCGCTGCTGCCGGTGGTCGCGGCCGGCGCCACCCTGGTGGTCGTCGAGCGGTACTCGGCGCGGCGGTTCTGGCACCAGGTGCAGGCGCACCGCGCCACCGTCGTGCAGTCCATCGCGATGATCGTGCGCACCCAGCTGTGCCGGCCCGTCGAGCCGGGGGAGCGGGACCACGACGTCCGCGAGATCCTGTACTACCTGCCGCTGCCCGACGCCGAGAAGCTGGAGTACGAGCGCCGCTTCGGCGTCCGGCTGCTCAACTCGTACGGCACCAGCGAGTGCCTGGTCGGGGCGATCACGGACCCGCCCGCCGGCGAGCGGCGCTGGCCGTCCGTCGGCCGCGTCGGCCCGGGCTACGAGGCGCGCGTCGCGGGGCCGGACGGTCGCGCGCTGCCGCCCGGCGAGCCGGGGGAGATCCAGCTCCGCGGCGAGCCCGGCGTCAGCCTCATGGCGGGGTACCTCGACGACCCGGAGTCCACCGCGGCGGCGTACGACGCCGACGGCTGGATGCGCACGGGCGACCTCGGGTACGTGGACGCCGACGGCTGGTACTACTTCCTGGACCGGCGCTCGCGGATCATCAAGCGCGGCGCGGAGAACGTCTCCCCGGCGCGCGTCGAGGCGGTGCTGCTCGCGCACCCCGGCATCGCGCAGGCCGCGGTCGTCGGCGTCCCCGACGCGGTCTACGACGAGGCGGTGCTCGCCGTCGTCGTCCCGCGGCCCGGCGTCGCGCTCACCGAGGCGGACGTCCGCGCCCACTGCGCCGCGCACCTGCCGGCACCCGCCGTCCCCGGCACCGTCCAGGTCGCGGACCGGCTGCCGCGCACCGCCAGCTACAAGGTCGCCACCGGGGCGCTGTCCGCCCGCGCGGCCGCCCGGGCCTCTGGCACCGCGGGGCGCGCCCGGGGCGCCCGGCCCGCCGAGGGCGCCCGGCCCGCCCGGTCCTGA
- a CDS encoding MaoC/PaaZ C-terminal domain-containing protein — MEEQHDMAIKTEMVGQWFGPFEREYTTRDLSLFALGSGCAVDGRTDLEYVYEKGMKVLPTFGAMPIVDSEVTRTIDYGYDYAGSLHWSFDLTFHQPITRLEGRLSTRVLLKGLYDRGPGKGLLAQHVGETRDEDGTLLFTNESWDCLIYDGGWGGPAAPKDLVEMPDRPADIAVEERIPENQALIYRLSGDYHPQHVDWEYAAANGQPRPILHAVSFAGVVCRHAIRSLFPGEPERLRRFKTRITAPVLPGSTLRTELWRMDEHRAHFRLVDADDPTAKPHLNWGVVEWS, encoded by the coding sequence ATGGAGGAGCAGCACGACATGGCGATCAAGACCGAGATGGTCGGGCAGTGGTTCGGCCCGTTCGAGCGCGAGTACACCACCCGGGACCTCAGCCTGTTCGCGCTCGGGTCCGGGTGCGCCGTGGACGGCCGCACCGACCTGGAGTACGTCTACGAGAAGGGCATGAAGGTGCTGCCGACGTTCGGCGCCATGCCGATCGTCGACTCCGAGGTCACGCGCACCATCGACTACGGCTACGACTACGCCGGGTCCCTGCACTGGAGCTTCGACCTGACGTTCCACCAGCCGATCACCCGGCTCGAGGGCCGGCTGTCGACCCGCGTGCTGCTCAAGGGCCTCTACGACCGCGGCCCGGGCAAGGGCCTGCTCGCCCAGCACGTCGGCGAGACCCGCGACGAGGACGGCACGCTGCTGTTCACGAACGAGTCGTGGGACTGCCTCATCTACGACGGCGGCTGGGGCGGCCCGGCCGCGCCGAAGGACCTCGTGGAGATGCCCGACCGCCCCGCCGACATTGCCGTCGAGGAGCGCATCCCCGAGAACCAGGCGCTCATCTACCGGCTCTCCGGGGACTACCACCCGCAGCACGTGGACTGGGAGTACGCCGCCGCGAACGGCCAGCCCCGGCCGATCCTGCACGCCGTGAGCTTCGCGGGCGTGGTCTGCCGGCACGCCATCCGCTCGCTGTTCCCGGGCGAGCCCGAGCGGCTCCGGCGGTTCAAGACCCGCATCACCGCGCCCGTGCTGCCCGGCTCGACGCTGCGCACCGAGCTGTGGCGCATGGACGAGCACCGGGCGCACTTCCGCCTGGTCGACGCCGACGACCCGACCGCCAAGCCGCACCTCAACTGGGGGGTCGTCGAGTGGAGCTGA
- a CDS encoding MFS transporter — MELSPGRQTVLLDDVGMTPFLKRVTLFSAGGPFLDGYVLSIIGVALIQLTPALDLDARWTALVGVAALVGLFLGTSVGGYLTDRIGRKRMFVVDIIGIAVISAATALVAEPWQLVAMRFAIGVVIGADYPIATSLVAEFTPRRHRSVSMGLIAAAWYLGANAAYLVGYLLLDVDGGWRWMLASAVVPCLVILIGRWDIPESPRWLARRGRGEEARAIVHRVLGADVQLEPEPERTESYAALFRRGYLGKVLFVGTIWLCQAAPMFAIYTYGPQIMGELGLGERQVATLGEIVIGTFFLVGCLPAMHWANSLGRRRLLVVSFAIMTAALAVLGALPSPALPAVVACLGLYAFFSGGPGNLQWLYPNELFPTEIRASAVGAAMAVSRIGTVVSTYVLPGFLLAHGTRATMLAGAAISGLGLVVSVLAAPETRGLTLTESAALRLGPPGRRRPAPDPGVPHRP; from the coding sequence GTGGAGCTGAGCCCCGGGCGGCAGACGGTGCTGCTCGACGACGTGGGGATGACGCCGTTCCTCAAGCGGGTGACGCTGTTCTCCGCCGGCGGGCCGTTCCTCGACGGGTACGTGCTGTCGATCATCGGGGTCGCGCTCATCCAGCTCACGCCCGCCCTGGACCTCGACGCCCGCTGGACCGCCCTCGTCGGCGTCGCGGCGCTCGTCGGGCTGTTCCTCGGCACGTCGGTCGGCGGCTACCTGACCGACCGCATCGGCCGCAAGCGGATGTTCGTGGTCGACATCATCGGCATCGCGGTCATCTCCGCGGCGACGGCCCTGGTCGCGGAGCCCTGGCAGCTCGTCGCCATGCGGTTCGCCATCGGCGTCGTCATCGGCGCGGACTACCCGATCGCGACGTCGCTCGTCGCCGAGTTCACGCCCCGCCGGCACCGCTCGGTCTCCATGGGGCTGATCGCCGCCGCCTGGTACCTCGGGGCCAACGCCGCCTACCTCGTGGGGTACCTGCTGCTCGACGTCGACGGCGGCTGGCGGTGGATGCTCGCCAGCGCCGTCGTGCCCTGCCTGGTCATCCTCATCGGGCGGTGGGACATCCCCGAGTCGCCGCGGTGGCTGGCCCGCCGCGGCCGGGGCGAGGAGGCGCGCGCCATCGTGCACCGGGTGCTCGGCGCCGACGTGCAGCTCGAGCCCGAACCCGAGCGGACGGAGTCCTACGCCGCCCTGTTCCGCCGCGGCTACCTCGGAAAGGTGCTGTTCGTCGGGACCATCTGGCTCTGCCAGGCGGCACCGATGTTCGCCATCTACACCTACGGGCCGCAGATCATGGGCGAGCTCGGGCTCGGCGAGCGCCAGGTCGCGACGCTCGGCGAGATCGTCATCGGCACGTTCTTCCTCGTGGGCTGCCTGCCCGCCATGCACTGGGCGAACTCGCTCGGCCGCCGCCGGCTGCTCGTCGTCAGCTTCGCGATCATGACCGCGGCGCTCGCGGTGCTCGGCGCCCTGCCGTCGCCCGCGCTGCCGGCCGTCGTCGCGTGCCTCGGGCTGTACGCGTTCTTCTCCGGCGGGCCGGGCAACCTGCAGTGGCTGTACCCGAACGAGCTGTTCCCCACGGAGATCCGCGCCTCCGCCGTGGGCGCCGCGATGGCCGTGAGCCGCATCGGCACGGTCGTGTCCACGTACGTGCTGCCGGGGTTCCTGCTCGCGCACGGGACCCGCGCCACCATGCTCGCCGGCGCCGCGATCTCCGGCCTCGGCCTCGTCGTCTCGGTGCTCGCGGCGCCCGAGACCCGCGGCCTGACCCTCACCGAGTCCGCCGCCCTGCGGCTGGGACCCCCCGGCCGCCGCCGGCCCGCCCCCGACCCCGGCGTGCCGCACCGACCGTGA
- a CDS encoding electron transfer flavoprotein subunit alpha/FixB family protein has protein sequence MTTYILTAGDARIGRLVELAAGPTTVVVVGDGRTAAAVARTPGVDRVLHVEPAPGAPAETCAAAVAGLVADAAPALVLAAPRPADRVLAGAVAARLAAPVLTMVRAVEVADGGVEVTRSVFGGIAERTERVTGPAVVVTDGGTAADGGTGADGGTAPVVDAGAVPADPAVTVTATRVAERAAVDLSRAPRVVAAGRGVRRQEDLALVEGLAAALGAEVACSRPLAEGVGWLPHDRYVGVTGQHVAPELYVAAGVSGQLQHVVGARGAGTVVAINTDPGCPYFAEADYCVVGDLYEVLPALTAALAAPGPGAAS, from the coding sequence GTGACCACCTACATCCTCACCGCGGGCGACGCCCGCATCGGCCGCCTGGTGGAGCTCGCCGCCGGCCCGACCACCGTCGTCGTCGTCGGCGACGGTCGGACCGCCGCCGCCGTGGCCCGCACGCCCGGCGTCGACCGGGTGCTGCATGTCGAGCCCGCTCCCGGCGCCCCCGCGGAGACCTGCGCCGCCGCCGTGGCCGGCCTCGTCGCGGACGCCGCGCCCGCGCTCGTGCTCGCCGCGCCCCGCCCGGCGGACCGCGTGCTCGCGGGCGCCGTCGCCGCCCGCCTGGCCGCGCCCGTCCTCACCATGGTCCGGGCCGTCGAGGTCGCGGACGGCGGCGTCGAGGTGACGCGCTCGGTCTTCGGCGGCATCGCCGAGCGGACCGAGCGCGTCACGGGCCCGGCCGTCGTCGTCACCGACGGCGGCACCGCCGCGGACGGCGGCACCGGCGCGGACGGCGGCACCGCCCCCGTCGTGGACGCCGGGGCCGTACCCGCCGACCCGGCCGTGACCGTGACCGCCACCAGGGTCGCGGAGCGCGCGGCGGTCGACCTGTCCCGCGCCCCGCGCGTGGTCGCGGCGGGCCGGGGCGTGCGGCGCCAGGAGGACCTGGCGCTCGTGGAGGGCCTCGCCGCGGCGCTCGGCGCCGAGGTGGCGTGCTCCCGGCCGCTCGCGGAGGGCGTCGGGTGGCTGCCGCACGACCGGTACGTCGGCGTGACCGGCCAGCACGTCGCGCCCGAGCTGTACGTCGCCGCCGGCGTGTCCGGGCAGCTCCAGCACGTCGTCGGGGCCCGCGGCGCGGGCACCGTCGTCGCCATCAACACCGACCCCGGCTGCCCGTACTTCGCCGAGGCCGACTACTGCGTGGTGGGCGACCTGTACGAGGTGCTGCCGGCGCTCACCGCGGCGCTGGCGGCGCCCGGCCCGGGGGCCGCGTCGTGA
- a CDS encoding FAD-dependent oxidoreductase, producing MTAEPDFDVVVVGAGIAGCVTAYRLAQAGRSVALVERGAAPGSKNLSGGVLYSRGLEEVFPDLLERAPIERRITRNYLQLLNAESAVGIDYQDRRLAEPVNAVTVLRARFDPWLAEQCEEAGADLLSGVRVDGVLREDGRVVGVRAGEDELRAHVVVAADGVNSFLARSAGLRGREPLHHLALGVKAVVALPEERLRERFHLTGDEGVAYAVVGDCTRGVGGGGFLYTNRASLSVGVVLRLDDLVAKGEDSAAVFDHFLAHPFVAPLLEGGEVVEYGSHLVAEGGLAMLGEVVTDGMVVVGDAAGLTINTGLTVRGMDLAVASGVAAASAVGRALDAGDTSRDGLAGYRRELLGSTAGRDLQTYAKAPAFLERERMYHDYGALLGDVLHRVYDHDLTPRRHLLDVARAELRRSPVRVRDLVRDGLAGVRAL from the coding sequence GTGACCGCCGAGCCGGACTTCGACGTCGTCGTCGTCGGCGCGGGCATCGCGGGCTGCGTCACGGCCTACCGGCTGGCGCAGGCGGGCCGGTCGGTGGCGCTCGTCGAGCGCGGCGCGGCGCCGGGGTCCAAGAACCTGTCCGGCGGGGTGCTGTACTCGCGCGGCCTGGAGGAGGTCTTCCCGGACCTGCTGGAGCGCGCGCCGATCGAGCGCCGCATCACCCGCAACTACCTCCAGCTCCTCAACGCGGAGTCCGCGGTCGGCATCGACTACCAGGACCGCCGGCTCGCGGAGCCCGTGAACGCGGTGACCGTGCTGCGCGCCCGGTTCGACCCGTGGCTCGCCGAGCAGTGCGAGGAGGCCGGCGCCGACCTGCTGAGCGGCGTCCGCGTCGACGGGGTGCTGCGCGAGGACGGCCGCGTCGTCGGCGTCCGCGCCGGGGAGGACGAGCTGCGGGCGCACGTCGTCGTGGCCGCGGACGGGGTGAACTCGTTCCTCGCCCGGAGCGCGGGCCTGCGCGGCCGCGAGCCGCTGCACCACCTGGCGCTCGGGGTGAAGGCCGTCGTCGCGCTGCCCGAGGAGCGGCTGCGCGAGCGGTTCCACCTGACCGGCGACGAGGGCGTCGCGTACGCCGTCGTCGGGGACTGCACGCGCGGGGTCGGCGGGGGCGGGTTCCTCTACACGAACCGCGCGTCGCTGTCCGTCGGGGTGGTGCTGCGCCTGGACGACCTGGTCGCGAAGGGCGAGGACTCCGCGGCGGTGTTCGACCACTTCCTGGCGCACCCGTTCGTGGCGCCGCTGCTCGAGGGCGGGGAGGTGGTGGAGTACGGCAGCCACCTGGTCGCCGAGGGCGGCCTGGCCATGCTCGGCGAGGTCGTCACCGACGGCATGGTCGTCGTGGGCGACGCGGCGGGGCTGACCATCAACACCGGCCTCACCGTCCGCGGGATGGACCTCGCGGTCGCGTCCGGGGTGGCGGCGGCGTCGGCGGTCGGCCGGGCCCTCGACGCGGGCGACACCTCGCGGGACGGACTGGCGGGGTACCGGCGGGAGCTCCTCGGCTCGACCGCCGGGCGCGACCTGCAGACCTACGCCAAGGCGCCGGCCTTCCTGGAGAGGGAGCGGATGTACCACGACTACGGAGCGCTGCTGGGCGACGTCCTGCACCGCGTGTACGACCACGACCTGACGCCGCGCCGGCACCTGCTCGACGTGGCGCGTGCCGAGCTCCGGCGCTCGCCCGTGCGGGTGCGGGACCTGGTCCGCGACGGCCTGGCGGGGGTGCGGGCGCTGTGA
- a CDS encoding helix-turn-helix transcriptional regulator: MRDDVVLHPDTVSRIVGYLQDGTHVQVVGMRAAGRSCVLDQVADRLATLGVGTVRLRGVRALRDRTLGALAVAGVALPSAPQQLRVLSAAVESLEQLLAAPGAVLLVDDADDLDSGTVGAVLAARARLGTRVVIACGRGGGTAAALLADGLQPAARVTVDPLSFAGVHQLLHTMLGRGVEPAAVARVAAATGGLPGLVQALVDTARRENRLVVRDGLWVARGDLWTTSLAQTVEPFLADLDDDLRDALTVLAFAGTVSLAAAGRLAGTAALVRLEESGLVQVASDGEHALVGVFPPLLADYLVQESATTRGLLVRARVAEELQGEDPAPAGVRTAAPLARRLIAQRWEQRRRDARRRWEADPDAAAGAELLEAMLLTHARPHQVEHVLERTRADRGNPDERAAFLATHAVYRGRESGSPAAAALVVAEHGADLPEHGPALGAVLDHLALTSGSPVSPDAGPAPVVAAATAAVRAPAPSDGLARAVRAETLVAAGRAREALELLDGPEPRDPRARWIAGTARGLALLYTCDVSAAAATALAGVERARQELDPVSLLAHASVAGLALAVQGRAMELDALTCDALALSTACPQEPQLVTGLIALAAEAATWQGHREFAESLAVQARSVPARRGPHPYQSSDLVAPLIQDEDDPAVAAGTADRIWQVAVERLDAGYLPAGVVAGVAAVERRPDPARAAHLAEAASRSDAPLLTHLAGFATAVASGDPERLAALEPELRRAGLRQFAVRAAVARAVRLLADGQPAAAIERADTAWSQGGLRGRDLCGLFLPFDRAVRLTSREREVAVLVARGLSSPEIATRMVLSARTVEHHILSACRKVGVNSREGLARAARTWLTCAQR; this comes from the coding sequence GTGAGAGACGACGTCGTGCTTCACCCGGACACCGTGTCCCGCATCGTCGGCTACCTGCAGGACGGGACGCACGTCCAGGTGGTCGGGATGCGCGCGGCGGGACGCTCGTGCGTGCTCGACCAGGTGGCCGACCGGCTCGCGACGCTCGGGGTCGGCACGGTCCGGCTGCGCGGCGTGCGCGCCCTGCGGGACCGCACGCTCGGCGCCCTCGCCGTGGCCGGCGTCGCGCTGCCGAGCGCACCCCAGCAGCTGCGGGTGCTCAGCGCCGCGGTGGAGTCGCTGGAGCAGCTGCTCGCCGCACCCGGTGCGGTGCTGCTGGTCGACGACGCGGACGACCTGGACAGCGGCACGGTCGGCGCGGTGCTCGCGGCCCGGGCGCGACTGGGCACCCGCGTCGTCATCGCGTGCGGCCGGGGCGGCGGCACCGCGGCGGCGCTGCTCGCGGACGGCCTGCAGCCCGCGGCCCGCGTCACCGTCGACCCGCTGTCGTTCGCCGGCGTGCACCAGCTGCTGCACACGATGCTCGGCCGGGGCGTGGAGCCCGCCGCGGTGGCGCGCGTCGCCGCGGCCACGGGCGGGCTGCCCGGCCTGGTGCAGGCGCTGGTGGACACCGCCCGGCGCGAGAACCGCCTCGTCGTGCGCGACGGCCTCTGGGTGGCCCGGGGCGACCTGTGGACCACGTCGCTGGCGCAGACCGTCGAGCCGTTCCTCGCCGACCTCGACGACGACCTGCGCGACGCGCTGACGGTGCTGGCGTTCGCCGGGACGGTGTCGCTGGCCGCGGCGGGCCGGCTCGCGGGCACCGCCGCGCTCGTGCGGCTCGAGGAGTCCGGCCTGGTGCAGGTGGCCTCCGACGGCGAGCACGCGCTGGTCGGGGTGTTCCCGCCGCTGCTCGCCGACTACCTGGTGCAGGAGAGCGCCACGACGCGCGGCCTGCTGGTGCGGGCGCGCGTCGCCGAGGAGCTCCAGGGCGAGGACCCGGCCCCCGCCGGCGTGCGGACCGCCGCGCCGCTGGCCCGCCGGCTGATCGCGCAGCGCTGGGAGCAGCGCCGCCGCGACGCGCGCCGCCGCTGGGAGGCCGACCCGGACGCCGCGGCCGGCGCGGAGCTGCTGGAGGCGATGCTGCTCACCCACGCCCGCCCGCACCAGGTCGAGCACGTGCTGGAGCGCACCCGCGCCGACCGGGGCAACCCGGACGAGCGCGCGGCGTTCCTGGCCACCCACGCCGTCTACCGGGGACGCGAGTCCGGCTCCCCCGCCGCGGCCGCCCTGGTGGTCGCGGAGCACGGCGCCGACCTGCCCGAGCACGGGCCGGCGCTGGGCGCCGTGCTCGACCACCTGGCGCTGACGAGCGGCTCCCCGGTGTCCCCGGACGCCGGGCCGGCGCCGGTCGTGGCGGCCGCGACCGCCGCGGTCCGGGCGCCCGCTCCCTCGGACGGGCTCGCGCGCGCCGTGCGGGCCGAGACGCTCGTGGCCGCGGGACGCGCCCGGGAGGCGCTGGAGCTGCTGGACGGGCCCGAGCCGCGCGACCCGCGGGCCCGGTGGATCGCCGGCACCGCCCGCGGCCTGGCGCTGCTCTACACGTGCGACGTCTCCGCCGCCGCCGCGACCGCGCTGGCCGGCGTCGAGCGCGCGCGGCAGGAGCTGGACCCCGTCTCGCTGCTGGCGCACGCCTCGGTCGCGGGTCTCGCGCTCGCGGTGCAGGGGCGTGCGATGGAGCTCGACGCCCTGACCTGCGACGCCCTGGCGCTCAGCACCGCGTGCCCGCAGGAGCCGCAGCTCGTCACGGGCCTGATCGCCCTCGCGGCGGAGGCCGCGACCTGGCAGGGGCACCGGGAGTTCGCGGAGTCGCTGGCGGTGCAGGCGCGCTCGGTCCCGGCACGCCGCGGGCCGCACCCGTACCAGTCCAGCGACCTCGTCGCCCCGCTGATCCAGGACGAGGACGACCCGGCCGTCGCGGCCGGGACGGCGGACCGGATCTGGCAGGTGGCCGTCGAGCGGCTCGACGCGGGGTACCTGCCCGCGGGCGTCGTGGCGGGGGTCGCGGCGGTGGAGCGGCGCCCCGACCCGGCGCGCGCCGCCCACCTCGCGGAGGCCGCCTCGCGCAGCGACGCGCCGCTGCTCACGCACCTCGCGGGGTTCGCCACCGCCGTCGCGTCGGGCGACCCGGAGCGCCTCGCCGCGCTCGAGCCGGAGCTCCGGCGCGCGGGCCTGCGGCAGTTCGCGGTCCGCGCCGCCGTGGCCCGGGCGGTGCGGCTGCTCGCCGACGGGCAGCCGGCCGCGGCCATCGAGCGGGCGGACACCGCGTGGAGCCAGGGCGGGCTGCGCGGGCGCGACCTGTGCGGGCTGTTCCTGCCGTTCGACCGGGCGGTGCGGCTGACGTCGCGGGAGCGCGAGGTCGCGGTGCTGGTGGCGCGGGGCCTGTCCTCGCCCGAGATCGCGACCCGGATGGTGCTGAGCGCCCGGACGGTCGAGCACCACATCCTGTCCGCGTGCCGGAAGGTCGGTGTGAACTCCCGGGAGGGGCTCGCGCGGGCCGCGCGCACCTGGCTCACCTGCGCGCAGCGCTGA
- a CDS encoding dihydrofolate reductase family protein yields the protein MPRELPPLDVLLPLDCAGAVLAPGGDEPELHALYAHPDPRDGRPAAVRANMIATLDGAAQGPDGRSRSINGPADWRVFRVMRAVADVVLVGAGTARAEGYTPLSVPADLRAARAARGQDPALALAVVSASGVLPEGLRGTDPPPYVVTSAACPRLDALRDELGPERVLVAGDDHVDLAAALAALAGHGLTRVLAEGGPRLLTDLVRAGLVDELCLTTSPLVVAGPALRAVQGPDWVGPLAARPEHLLHHDGMLLGRWTLARR from the coding sequence ATGCCTCGCGAGCTTCCGCCCCTGGACGTGCTGCTGCCGCTCGACTGCGCCGGCGCGGTGCTCGCGCCCGGCGGCGACGAGCCGGAGCTGCACGCCCTGTACGCCCACCCCGACCCCCGGGACGGGCGCCCGGCGGCGGTGCGGGCGAACATGATCGCGACGCTGGACGGCGCCGCGCAGGGGCCCGACGGGCGGTCGCGGAGCATCAACGGCCCCGCCGACTGGCGCGTGTTCCGGGTGATGCGGGCGGTCGCGGACGTGGTGCTGGTCGGTGCCGGCACGGCGCGCGCGGAGGGGTACACGCCGCTGTCCGTGCCCGCGGACCTGCGCGCGGCGCGGGCGGCCCGGGGCCAGGACCCGGCCCTGGCGCTGGCGGTGGTGTCGGCGTCCGGCGTGCTCCCGGAGGGCCTGCGGGGCACGGACCCGCCGCCGTACGTCGTGACCTCGGCGGCGTGCCCGCGCCTGGACGCCCTGCGCGACGAGCTCGGGCCGGAGCGCGTGCTCGTCGCGGGCGACGACCACGTCGACCTGGCCGCAGCGCTCGCGGCCCTCGCCGGGCACGGCCTCACGCGCGTCCTCGCGGAGGGCGGCCCGCGGCTGCTGACGGACCTGGTGCGCGCCGGCCTGGTGGACGAGCTCTGCCTGACGACGAGCCCGCTCGTGGTCGCGGGTCCCGCGCTGCGCGCCGTACAGGGGCCGGACTGGGTCGGCCCGCTCGCCGCCCGCCCCGAGCACCTGCTGCACCACGACGGGATGCTGCTCGGGCGCTGGACGCTCGCGCGGCGATAG
- the zapE gene encoding cell division protein ZapE, with the protein MTSTPATPTTASLADRRPEVAPDRLLAERVPPRHFAHESFDTYRPDARYPSQQAALDRLREVAGTLAGGDGGGGLLRRLRRRPAAVPAVYLDGGFGVGKTHLLASLATAVGSEASAYGTFVEYTNLVGALGFRPTVDALATRRLVCIDEFELDDPGDTVLMSRLLRELTDRGVALAATSNTLPESLGEGRFAADDFLREIQDLAGRFEVLRIDGQDYRQRAVVTDAPGLDDAAVRDAVAGAPAATLDDFGSLLRHLATVHPSRYGALLDGVDLVGLTGVGPVPDQDVALRLVVLVDRLYDRDVPVLLGGAGESALFTGQMLAGGYRKKYFRALSRLGALAERGREEAAARA; encoded by the coding sequence GTGACCTCCACCCCCGCCACGCCGACCACCGCGAGCCTGGCCGACCGCCGACCCGAGGTGGCACCCGACCGGCTGCTCGCGGAGCGCGTCCCGCCGCGGCACTTCGCGCACGAGTCGTTCGACACCTACCGGCCCGACGCGCGCTACCCGAGCCAGCAGGCGGCGCTCGACCGGCTGCGCGAGGTCGCGGGGACGCTCGCCGGCGGCGACGGCGGCGGGGGCCTGCTGCGCCGGCTGCGGCGCCGTCCCGCGGCCGTGCCCGCGGTGTACCTGGACGGCGGGTTCGGCGTCGGCAAGACGCACCTGCTGGCGTCGCTGGCCACCGCCGTCGGCTCGGAGGCCTCGGCCTACGGCACGTTCGTCGAGTACACGAACCTGGTCGGCGCCCTCGGGTTCCGGCCGACCGTCGACGCCCTCGCGACCCGGCGCCTGGTGTGCATCGACGAGTTCGAGCTCGACGACCCCGGCGACACGGTGCTCATGTCCCGGCTGCTGCGCGAGCTCACCGACCGCGGGGTGGCGCTGGCGGCCACGTCGAACACCCTGCCGGAGTCGCTGGGCGAGGGCCGGTTCGCCGCCGACGACTTCCTGCGGGAGATCCAGGACCTGGCCGGGCGGTTCGAGGTGCTGCGCATCGACGGGCAGGACTACCGGCAGCGCGCGGTCGTCACGGACGCCCCGGGGCTGGACGACGCGGCGGTGCGGGACGCGGTCGCCGGGGCGCCGGCCGCGACGCTCGACGACTTCGGGTCGCTGCTGCGGCACCTGGCCACCGTGCACCCGTCCCGGTACGGGGCGCTGCTGGACGGTGTGGACCTGGTGGGCCTGACGGGCGTCGGGCCGGTGCCGGACCAGGACGTGGCCCTGCGCCTGGTGGTGCTGGTGGACCGGCTGTACGACCGCGACGTCCCGGTGCTGCTGGGCGGCGCGGGGGAGTCGGCGCTGTTCACCGGGCAGATGCTCGCGGGCGGGTACCGCAAGAAGTACTTCCGCGCGCTGTCCCGCCTGGGCGCCCTGGCGGAGCGCGGCCGCGAGGAGGCCGCGGCCCGCGCGTAG